ACCCCTGACCAAGGAAAAGCCAGACTTCTTACTCATTGGGAACAGCTTGACTACGGCGTCCAGTTCACTTCATCTAGAAAGTTCTTCACCATCTCCCCAATCATTCTGTATGTATTAGATATCACATGATTTTTGTCTTTACACTACTTTAGACATAGATATAGGCAACATTTTATAGTTGTATGAAATCTTGGGTCCTTCCAACCAGACATAACAGAAGGCTTTTCAGCATCTTTAGAAAAATGCTGATCATGACAGCTGCATTAAATGTTGCGGAACCGTCATGGAAACTGAAATGCTGAAATTTATAGGAAGCCCGTACAGACAATTTTTCTGCACACTTTTATCCTGTCTTACTATTTCTTGTATTAAGAGgggtttattttttaattaacccCGTCTGCTTTGCTCCACAGATACTTCCTGGCAAGTTTTTACACAAAGTATGACACGGCACACTTCGTCGTAAACACTGCCTCACTTTTGAGCGTCCTGATCCCCAAGCTGCCACAACTACACGGAGTGAGGATTTTTGGCATCAACAAGTATTGAGCTATTGTAAATGCTGTGCCTCATAGCAACAGGAGTCACTTCCTGTGTAGTCTGTACCGCCGACGTGTGTACTAAGTCGCACAGTTTGTGTAAACGTCACTGTCGTCGTTTAGATATATCAGGTTTAAGATGAAATGtgtaacaaacaaaaaaaagaagaagcaggagTAGGTTTGTAGACGATGACGACGAGGATGCCATATGCATTACTAACGTATGTGAATAtttaatgatgtatttttgGCCTGCATAGACCTGGGCTGGCCCAGGCATCAGTGAGGCTTTTTGGttgagtttgtttgtttctttgccCTCAATTCACACGGCAACACAAATTGTGAGTCTGTTTCTAGCCACAAAGATGTcccaaatgtatttttcaaaGATGTTTACTTCCTAAGGGTAGGGGCCTGTGGCTCGTTGTTTATTGGTACACTCTCATTTTGTAATGAGTGTCAAACTTGTTCATGCTGAGTGAAGAACGGAATCAAACTCTTTATTTGCACGATTTCCTTGGTATGTGAATCATTTCTCGTTTGTAACTCAATCAAAACAGGGCAGGCTTTCTTTCATTgtacagttattttttttttgtgaacgtTATGTCCTGTATGTTAAAGAAAATGTCCTGTGTGTAGAAATGAGACAAAGTCTTGTCTGGTTAAGTGTTTACTGAGGGAAGTCTACAGTTTCTGTGTGATCAACTTACATTCATGTAGCTGCTCTCTTTTagattatgactttttttgctaTCAAGGCAGCTAGTCCTGCTTTGTTTGGCCATAGCCCATAGCTCTTGATATTTCTTGTtcttaatattattaaaaatcttTGTGCCCTCTAAGTGTTTCATCCCTTGTGGTTTCCCAGTGATTATTGAATATATGGACTTTTGGGTACTTTCCACAAAGGAGAAGTGAGTTCATTTGAGGATTCTCTCAGATTATCAGGGAATCTTACACGTGGTTTACTTTAAAGATGTATACAGAACATATTTTGCAACCCACCTTTGATGTTAACTAGTTTCTAAGAGACTCATCGTTGCGGCTTTTCAGgcacatgacaaaaacagtgttAAATGCCAATTTACAGTGTCATTTAAACCAAGCAGCAACATCTCACTTCAAACTGTTCTCCTACGGTCAGTAAAACGCTCAGCTGTGGCTGAAACTAATTTTGACCCGAGAAGCAACACTGACAATCCTAGACTTATCAGGAAAGGCATTAAAGGGgccatatcatgaaaaactccccttttcagtgcttgtgcacacacacatttgggtatctggagtgtctaccaacccacaaactgaaataacaCAACCCAGTCCGCTGCAGTTCTAGGAATGTGTTTTAACATTCCCTGCAGGTTAATGCAACAAAACAATGTGAAGTTTTTATTTTAGGGGATAGATGTTATCAGTTGTAAATGTGAAACCCTCAAAGATGAGCACAGAGAAACCAGCAGATAtggaaaaaaggagaaaaactgCAGCTAAATCCTGAATGTAAATGAGTAACAATTGAGTTTATTGAGCTGTTTTGCAtcggatttaaaaaaaaaaaaaaatgctccctCAAGACTCTTACAAAAGAAAACTACTGTAATTATTAGCATTTGTATTGCTAATGTTGTACCCAAATTCAGGTTTCAGTGTGACTTGTTGATCCTTCTAACAAGCCTGTAAATCCCCATCAAACACCcccacctaaaagaaagtcaGCACTATGGTGGGAACCTTGTTACTAGTTGTCATCTACACACATGCTCTCAATACAATAACCAAATgattaaaaactttatttaaaagaaatgtttatgtaaaacaTTGGTTTATTCCTGTAGTCACACTTGTGATAAGGATTCTCCAGCTCCAGGCCCACTAATGAAATTCATACATTAATTATCTGCCTCTCTTTTGATGTGGTTGCCCAGATCGTTAAGATCCTCACACTGTTTGCCCAACACTCCTTTGTAAACCTCAAAGTGATGATTCAAATCTTTCTGTGAGTGGATTTTATATTTGGTCCCTACGGCCCCGTCAGCGGAGGCCGTTCCATAGAAGACACGACCTATCCGGGAGTGTACCAGCGCCATGGCACACATAACGCAAGGTTCTCGGGTCACATAAAGGTCATACCCGGTGCATATGTACGGCTGAGAGCTCGCCTCTGCACCAGGAGTGCTGTGAACGGTGTCTGAGGTTGGTGAGGTAAACTGACAAGCAGGGTATCTGTCAAAAGAATAAGATCCGCCGCCCTGGCTCCGAGCCACAAGGTCAATGCAGACCATGACCGCATGATGGAGGGGATGGTCACCTCTGCAGTCATGGCCCACTGCAATGATTCTCTCCGTTGCTGGGTCGACCACCACAGCACCCACCGCCTCCATTCCCAACTCGATCCCTGCTTTGGCAGCAGTCAAAGCAGACGTCATGTACGTGTGCATCCTGGCTTTCTGAGGCGGACTGAAGAGCTCTCCTCTCAGGGCGACGGTCACCTGTTTGTCCTCGTGAAAGGAGGTGGGCCAGTGTTTGCTCGCCAGCTCAAACTGGGGTCGGGTCAGGGGTGGACGTGCGGCGACCTTAACCACAAAAGGCTCACCTAATCCGTCACGTCGAACTCCATCCGAGGGGAGCAGAGCATCGATGCTTACCGCCTTCACGTCTGGTGCGTCACTGACGAGGCACACAAGGACTTCCAGAGGATGAGGGCTGCCCTCCTTCTGGACCGCCCGCACCCTCTTGATGTGCTGAAGGCCAGTCAACGGGTAGAGGCTGTTCAGCTCCCGGAGAAGTCGCGACGTCTCTTTCTTGTTGACAATGGGCGCAGCAAACGCCTCGATCAGCTCGACGTCTTGCGACTGCTCATCCGACAGTACGGGATAAGCAACCCAGGGGTCAGGCTCGCACACAGAGCCTTTCCAGCGTTTCGTCTGTGGCTCCATTGTTTTTGGTGTTCTCCTGTGAAATATGATTTCACACCAAAGTGAGACAAAGTCAGTGCATTTTTCAGGACAGTCACATGATGACAAAGTCTTTCTGTTGTGCTGGACAGAAACTAAGTCCGGTCTATACAATACAACTGCTGTCCCAACTGTCTATTTCTAACTCAAAACATGAACAAGCCAGTTGTACGTGCAAAGATAACAGTGAACTTGTAATAAATTCTTTACTCTGGTTAATAAGTGAGGCGTTTTTTGGTTATTATTCTTAATTGCTAAAGTTTGCATCTGTGTCAACTGAAACATGCTGATTTGAATTACATTTGCATGCTTAGTTAAAGTGGATATGTAATAGAACCCAACCGATACTGGATTTTTTAAGCTTATATGGATATCTACTTAAATCTTATAATACATTGGccatcattctttttttttcttaaatttggTTATTAAAAAGTTGTGACCAACATTTGTATGCAGGACAttttagatttgaaaaaaaaaatctatttggcATTTCTGCACTGCAATTACTTGTTACTAATCTGCCAATACGATACACCACCAAAAGCTGAAATCAACCACTTATATCAGCGATGCTTATCAGCTGGACTCTTATTTGTAGCTGTTAAATAAATCCATAAAGTAAACAATGCATACACAAAGTACAACCAATAATaattttatattctttttatgTATGTAGTGCTGAAACAAGAAGCTGATGAATCAACAAAAACTGATTCCAGTTTAACAATTGAATAATGATAACAGTCCTCCATCAACTGAAAATACCACATTTAAAGACATCGTTCTCCTCCTGTAGATATTTTCTATGTAGATGCCGTAATTCCTTAAAATATTTTAGAGAAATTTAAACAATTTCTAGTTGCAACCCTCGTTGTATTGTTGCCTTTGATAATGTCCAGAGAAGATAACAGAGCTCCAGAGGTACAGTGAGATCAGGCAGCACAGATATTTAACAAAGCTAGAAATGATCCATTATAGACACATGTGAAACATGACTCCCATCGATAATATGCCTGATGGTGTCAGTGACAAACACAGCATGTAGTACCATAGCAAACTATCAGGTCAACATGCAGTCTTTCTTCATTTCCTCCCC
This DNA window, taken from Sebastes fasciatus isolate fSebFas1 chromosome 14, fSebFas1.pri, whole genome shotgun sequence, encodes the following:
- the ormdl1 gene encoding ORM1-like protein 1, giving the protein MNVGVAHSEVNPNTRVMNSRGIWLTYALGVGILHIVLLSIPFFSVPVVWTLTNVIHNFGMYVFMHAVKGTPFETPDQGKARLLTHWEQLDYGVQFTSSRKFFTISPIILYFLASFYTKYDTAHFVVNTASLLSVLIPKLPQLHGVRIFGINKY
- the adat3 gene encoding putative inactive tRNA-specific adenosine deaminase-like protein 3 isoform X1 codes for the protein MFLPQKNKPALISCVSELVRRTPKTMEPQTKRWKGSVCEPDPWVAYPVLSDEQSQDVELIEAFAAPIVNKKETSRLLRELNSLYPLTGLQHIKRVRAVQKEGSPHPLEVLVCLVSDAPDVKAVSIDALLPSDGVRRDGLGEPFVVKVAARPPLTRPQFELASKHWPTSFHEDKQVTVALRGELFSPPQKARMHTYMTSALTAAKAGIELGMEAVGAVVVDPATERIIAVGHDCRGDHPLHHAVMVCIDLVARSQGGGSYSFDRYPACQFTSPTSDTVHSTPGAEASSQPYICTGYDLYVTREPCVMCAMALVHSRIGRVFYGTASADGAVGTKYKIHSQKDLNHHFEVYKGVLGKQCEDLNDLGNHIKREADN
- the adat3 gene encoding putative inactive tRNA-specific adenosine deaminase-like protein 3 isoform X2; translated protein: MEPQTKRWKGSVCEPDPWVAYPVLSDEQSQDVELIEAFAAPIVNKKETSRLLRELNSLYPLTGLQHIKRVRAVQKEGSPHPLEVLVCLVSDAPDVKAVSIDALLPSDGVRRDGLGEPFVVKVAARPPLTRPQFELASKHWPTSFHEDKQVTVALRGELFSPPQKARMHTYMTSALTAAKAGIELGMEAVGAVVVDPATERIIAVGHDCRGDHPLHHAVMVCIDLVARSQGGGSYSFDRYPACQFTSPTSDTVHSTPGAEASSQPYICTGYDLYVTREPCVMCAMALVHSRIGRVFYGTASADGAVGTKYKIHSQKDLNHHFEVYKGVLGKQCEDLNDLGNHIKREADN